One Eriocheir sinensis breed Jianghai 21 chromosome 61, ASM2467909v1, whole genome shotgun sequence genomic window, ataagagataaCAGGTCCTGTTtgtggaagtgagagagagagagagagagagagagagagagagagagagagagagagagagagatatgaggacGATATTGAATATGGATGTGTTAGGGAGACTATGGTCGAGGGTTCAGCGTCCGGGCGTGGTGAGTCCGTGAACCcaagttcgagtcccaccgaaacacactgatttttcaacCATCTCCGAGTGGCGGAAAATATCCCACATggtgcccagatcttcaatcagccCCAACTTCAGCATGGGCTAAAGAAGTTATTGAAgtcactataaattaaattcgcctgcgCTGCCAACGGACTGGGGTCGACCAAGAGACCCCTCAGGATAGCCTACGTGCGCTAAAGTCAGCAtctaaaaagtaataataataataataatcttatcAGTACTTCCTTGAATGTGATACGAAACTAATGATATAAAATGCAAGACACTTATCAAATTATTTCGAAACAGATGATATAAAATGCAAGACACTTATCAAATTATTTCGAAACAGATGATATAAAATGTAAGACACTTATCAAATTATTTCGAAACAGATGATATAAAATGTAAGACACTTATCAAATTATTTCGAAACAGATGATATAAAATGTCATATCTATCCGATTAAGGAAAACCGCACTGAACATtacgatataaaaaaaagttgcttAATCGAGAAAAGTGTGATTGAAATTATTATCGAAATAATGGCTGACTGAATATATCGTCTGTTCTTAGTATGATACCTTTTAATCTCACTTGGTACGTTTTCTGGTTCGTCTTGGTgttaataatataaaaatgtagATGTGGTATCTCTGCCCACATGGAAAAATATAGTCTTTTCCTTGGCCCACTTTCACAGTTTGCCATGATGGGTCAGTAAGCCTCCAAACTAATACCAAAGAgttcgaaaattccttgtgtagtggtTTGCGTTCACATTTaagttaagaaatttgaggaaaccgTACGGGAAGTCTCTTGTGTTATTGGTcttgcatcgaaaacctaactATTATGGAGTGCAAAATTGAAGAATTTGGTTCgagcgattacaaagccactgtgttggactaTGAAATCGGTTCTTAGTATGTTATATTATTCACCTAGTAAGTGCTCAGATTCGTGTTAGTACCAATACTCTAAATTTTGGTATGGTACCTCTTCCCACATGAGAGAGAAAATGTCTTCTCTTTGTATAATTCATTTAATTCACTCCTGCTACGCTTTCTGGTTCCTGTTGATTTCTGTCTATGTGAAAAAATACTCTTAATATTAGTTCCAAGTGCATTTTGTTTTCACCTGGTTACATGTTCTGGTTCATGCTGATACTAATACTATCAAAATTGGTGAGGTAACCCTGACTAAGAGAAAAAGATGGgcagatatacttttttttcatcataacgTTATAATTGATTGATAACTACCTTAATTAATGACGCAGCTGTCCACTTGATGCTGTCACGATAAACGGGCcaggggtagaggaaggaagcGTTTGCCATAATTATGAGGAAGCATCGTTTTTAGACTCGCTACTGGAACGTTGTATCGGAAGTCATAGCAATAAGTAGACTATTGGTAATCATAGCAAAAGATTTAGACACAGTGATTTTTAAGAACTAGAGCAGTGTCAGTGGGCTTATTGAACCTTCTATTTCTGTTACACGCTGTACCCTCAGACAGTTATATAAAAGTTATCAGATTTGCTCTTCGTCTTGTATGATTGAGATAGTTTAtacttgaaaaatatatacagtacCTAAGCCAGAGCAGTGCTAATGAACCTACTCAACCTGTTTGCTTTACTTCCGTCTCATTTAATGCCATACCCTCAGAGAAAGTTATATTTCTGTGAGAACGATTGTGAAAGTAGAAAGAATGTGcataataaaaggagaaagaaaatgtaactAGGCTATATATTGTGCTCCCTTCCTGTCACACTTTTATGAATGTTCTCTTTCGACATAACACGCCTGGTAATTGAATGTAaattggggaagagaaggaatatgggCTGAATTAAAATCAGAAGTAGGAGATACTAGGCTATAATTTGTGTTCTTCATTCCACGTTCAAAATCAATGTTCTTTTCATCACCTACTCGTCTTGTAATGAAATAAACCAAGACTACGAATTTTTACCTTAGACATTATTCTACCTatcctaatgtaacctaacctaaatcaTCACCTATGGAGATTAAAATAACGAAataagggtaaaaaaaatagtggaagtCGGGAAACAGATCACTCAAGTTCGGTTTGTTTGCATTACGGCGGTGACCTGCAGGTGGACACACGGAGAAAGTGAGTCAGTAATAATCCCTCTTACGCTGAAAATAGATACCTTTCAGTACTTTTTACCCACCCGAGAAATACATGAGAAAGTGATTGTGCGATAGACAGTGATAGTGAAAGCAAGACCTAGCCAGGAGGAGAATTAAATGCCGGGGAAACTGGTTCACATTGGGTGATTTCCCGTTCTTTcgtcctccccttcattcttcgttttctcaGGGTAAGTAAATGATGTAGTGTTTTATCGTGTTTATCTCCTCTTTGTAATGTTTTCCGGTATTTGTTAGTGGTGTGTGAGCGGTGCTTGTGTTGCTGGGGGTGACTGGAAGCTTCTGTGAGGGAGAGTGTTtaggagaaaaagtaggaaaggggaaaaagttgATCCTTGGCGGGTTAGTCTTGTTTTTGTTAGGCGTTGAGACTGTTTGTGGTGTTGCTtcttggcggggcggggcggggcagtcaTCAGGGTGTGTCATATCAGGGTGACGGTGAGTAGCAATGATTGTGCTGATGTTCTtacctttcttgttgttcttaccTAATCGTATTTGTTGAGGATTGAACCGGGCTCGTACTGTCCCGATTCTCAGACCATTTTGTCACATATGTCTTCAAATTTGTGAGTGCCATTGCTACACAGATTAATGTGGTATATATTCCACTCTACTGATCAACTGCTTAATATGGAAGACGGAATTATCTTGCCGCGAATGTACACAGACTAGCctagttacatttttttttctctcctgttgcATGCTTCATACTTTCACAATCGTCATCTGAGAAATGTAACAATTattgtataaatttatataaggGTATAGCGTATaaggaaagatgtgtgtgtgtgtgtgtgtgtgtgtgtgtgtgtgtgtgtgtgtgtgtgtcgagattgggaggaaaaggaaacacatGCTGATGTTGATGTTTTATATGAAAGATGTCCTTCACTTTACATAATTATGATGGAGTGGTTGTCGTGGCGTGAGGGGGCGCCACCCCCTCGCTGTGAGTGGGGCACCTCGGCGCGGCGCGGCAGTCGGTCGTTGGCGAGGCGATGGCGGGGGGCGGGCTGCGGCGGGCCACTGGCGGCCCCGAGGACCCCGGGTCACGGCGAGCCGCGGCCGCTGGTCCAGGGGAGCCCTGGCCCCTTCCCCGCCCCCCGGAGGTGCGGGAGGTGGGGTGGCTGACAGGCGGGGCAGGGGGCGGCGTGCCCCACGGGGCTGGGGTGCCGGGGACGCGTCGCCCCACCGCCCTCACGCGGTTCTTGGGCGAACTGAGCTGCGCTGACtgacgccctcaccacagacgCTCAccgcacaggtacacacacacgcacacactcttgcacacacactcacacatacacacacacgtacgcacgccCAACAGTGGTGGGCACGTACAGAGGGCGGGAAGAAGCGACAGCAGCAGGGGGCCGCTGCGTcgtgacagacagacggatagacaggaagagagacagacagagtggagtcgtcacgTCCACGAGAAGACAGACGTCGTTACGCTGGCAACAGTTGACTGGAAAGAGGCCATGCGGGTGGTggcctgctggtggtggtggtggtgctcgccCCTGGTGACGGCGGCCTCGTCCCTGGCACAGGCGCCGCGCCCCTGCCCGCCGCGGGTCCTGTCTTCCCGAGGCGGGATGAGTCGggcccgcggtggtggtggtcttgtggggcaggggcggcggggcggggcgggcagcGCGGGGCGGGGCTGGACGGGGCCTTACTTCATGTAGGTCTTCTGGGACAGCTCGAAGTTCCTGATGGACTTACGCACATCGTCGAGCAGGTTGGCGGTGCGGGTGTCGGGCGTGGCGCGGCGCTGCACGTTGCTGCGGATGCCGCGCTCGGCGAAGGCCATGCGACGGGGTATATCTGAAACGGCGGATCCGCGCATCACTGCAACGGAAAGGCGGCTTTACTACAAGGGATCACAAGACACACACTCGCCTGCCCGCGCCTCACCATCGGGCGCGGGCAGTGCATGGTTCCCGGGGCATGGAGCTACCGCTGGCATTGTccctactactacgactactactactacaactactactgtcactatcaATAACCTGATCCCGCTATGGGTAAACAAGCACAGAACcgcaaaacaataataataacacaacaatAACAAATGACCATAAATAAATCATACACTATTGACCCTGTTCTAAGTGGTCAagggctaggaggaggagggggaagagtgacTTTGACCTTCAGTAACTACACAATGACATTTTTATAACCTTAACTGACCTCACAAAAAGGGATTGAAGATAATCTAATGCGGCGAAGAAGATATCTATAGCTctgagaagggggagaaaaggggagacaaggggaggtggaggggagaacgCGGCTGACCTTACTGAATGAGGGGGGTTGCTGAATCCTCCGAGGGGGAATTGAACTCCACCAACAAACTGACTAAGGGGGGACTGTTCCGAGGGCAagaactgatgagagagagacttaaaaacaaaaaaataatagacagacagagcTCTCACCTCAGTCCAACTCATAACACAGTCTCACAACACAAacccacaacacaaaacaaccaCAGCACAATTGCACAACTGATTCTCTGCAACACAAACCCAGAACAGGATCACACAGCACAGTAAAGAATATCATACAAGAATACAAACTTAGTCACACAACACAACTCAAAGTCGTCTCACACCACGATACTAGTCCcacaacacccacccacaacacaaaacaacacagcgACACAATCAAACCCCATAACACTCCCTCTAGAACAGCATAACCTCCACACCACGCAACATGCACCACAAGAACTCGACCTCACAGCAACACAACCTCCATAACAGCATCCACCAAACCTCACGCCATCCACCACTCAGCCTTCCCAGCAACGCAACCTCCACCCCATTACCTCCAGAGCGGTTGTCCATGTATTTGACAAGGTTGCTGTAGTAGTTGTCGCCGTAGTCCCAGTTGTAGTCGTAGAAGCGGGGTTTGCGCCTGTTCCAGTGGACGAAGAACTTGGGCTTCTTCTTCGGCGCCGGTGGGGGCTCCATGGCGTCCTCGGGCATCCCCCCTTGAGCTGGGGCCTCCTCCGCTGCTTGCGTCTCCTCCCCGGTGGGTTCTGGCGACGGGGAAGTCAGATTAGAGGAGGATTGGGTGCGTGTGTTTGAGAGAGCGGGGTAGGACGGTGCGTGAGTGTGAGGTAAGGaattgagggagaagagaaggaaaaggagagagaagggtagaaaaAAGGTATGGGTTAGAGGActgggtgcttgtgtgtgtgttagagagtggGTCAGGACGGTGGGTGGgtgtgaagtaaggaaggaaaggaggacagaaagaagaataaagaggaaacgaagaaaatgatGGTTCAGATTAGAAAAGGAatgggtgtatgtgtgtttgaaACTTTGTGGGTGTGATCTTAGGAACGGAGGACGAAAGGATTGGGAGAAAGAAGGGTAGAAAAACGTATAGGTAAGAGAGTGTTATTacaggtgtgtatgtgtttgaGAGATTGGGTTAGGTGTGAGgtaaagagagaatggaggacgCAAGTAAAAGAATAGGGGAGGGtaagaggtgaggttaggtgtgtgtggggagggagtagAGAATGGGttaggaaagaagatagggaagaggggttaaaaggaaagaagggagggagtgaggaaaatgaataggggataaggggaaggagagaaagtaaataaaaagtggaggggagggtaagagaaggTGAGTTtaggtttgtgtgtgggggggagggggagtagagaatgggttaggttagggaagagggggtaaaaggaaagaaaggaaggagtgaggaaaatgaaaaggggataaagggaaggggaggaagtaaataaaaaggGGTACCACACCGTCCCatggaaataacacacacacacacacacacacacacacacacacacacacacacacacacacacacacacacacacacacacacacacacagtaaatacagacaggtctatgcactatatattttttttcttatttttttctataatttggGTCAGTAACTCCCCCAAATAAAATCAGAATTAATAGACAaataaaactaaactaaactaaaaaataaacaaatcagAATCAACAGACAaataaaactaaactaaaataaaaaataaacaaattaaatgTGTTAGTAGACCGAGTAAAGAATACAGTAAGGTCATACATCTTTACTTCCCAACGGATCAAAACTACCTTCACTAACCTACTAGAAAACAAATCAAGTTAGtaggtaaaaaataaaatcacTAATGTTAAGATGTATgctaatttataaaaaaaaaaagaatagtgatGGTAAAAATATCGTTGACTgattgacggactgactgactgactgactgattctaaTTGTCAGTATGGTTAGTTAATTCAGTCAGTTTCGTCGACTCGGTATTTCTGTttgcctttcttcattcttttttttcttcattcctttctttttttttctttctttctttaagggAGTATGAGAGCCGcctggtggtgggtgggggggggggggaaacggagaggaaaaggaagggaacaagggagAAGCTtacaaaaagggagggaaggaagggatttaAGCAAGAGGGAAATTGtttagggaggaaagaagagagagagagagagagagagagagagagagagaggagggggaggtgaactTACATGAATGGGAGGGTGCACATAACGTTGACTGACGCACACGCATACacgtaacatacacacacatggggTATACACATGAGTACAGACTTACTACGCTACACACGCAAGACTACCGTTACTAAACACACGTGGCTCAAGCTgtgtgtgctgagagagagagagagagagagagagagagagagagagagagagagagagagagagagagagagagagagagaacagtcacagacagacggacggaagacagacagacatgtaagCGCATGCGTTGCTGTGGCAAGGCAGCGGCACTGCCAATTGCAgcagcgggggtggggggggcaggatacggcggggcggggcggggcgggcgctACACTACAGAGGCTCAGGCTGGCGGCAGCAGGggctgggggtgggggtgttTAGGCGTCCTCCGGGGCTGCGGGGCGTGTGGTGCCACCGTGAGCCCCGGGGTTAGGGCGGGGCCTCAGGAGGGCCAGGGGTGTTTGGGGGCGGCGTGCCCGGGAGTCGCGCTGCACAGCGGCACCCAACCACTACCGAGCAAGCTGGGGGGCGGGCAGCGCCGGGGGGCCCCGGGGAGGAGTCCCTGGCAGCGGCCTGCCCCCGGCTGCCCCGGGGGGCGTCCCTTGACTGGGCGTAAAAAGGATGGGACGCCTCCGGGGCAGCTGCCGCCCCCCGGGGTGGTGGCCACATGGGGCCACAGCCGCCCCCTGTTCCTGCCTTCCTGGTTGCgggggggcaggggcagggggcaGCACCCCGGGGGGCGAGGCGGAGCTGCGTGGCGGGGCGGTGCTGGGCGGCAGGCAGCGCCAGGCGGACCTTCGTGccaggtggtggtgacggtttcGCCCAAACGCTTGGGGCGGGACGACTGCTCGTCCCCCTCCGGTGCGGGGCTGGCGGTGGCCGGGGCCTCGCTAGACGGGGCCGGGGCGTCACTACTGGCCGGGGCCTGGCTAGGTGTCTCGCTAGGGGCCGGGGCCGGAGCCTTGGATTTTTCACCTGTTGCATCAGTGAACCAATCCGAGGCCTCCTCGTCCTGCTTAGGCTCAGGCTGGGGCTCGGGCTCGGGCTCAGGCTCGGGCTCAGGCTCGGGAGGaggttcctccttcttctcctccttctccttcttgctcttcttcttcttcttcttgtctttgttagggagagggagacgggtgaggggggcgggggtacACGCGCGGCCCCGAGGGGGGTTAATTCCAAAGGATGGGGGGCGCCAGTGACCCACGCTAtgcagggggggaagggaggctcACCATCACCCTTGTATGCTACACACTTCACTCACCCTTCCCTTGGGCTGGGGCgggaagggggcgggggagggggcggtgtggaggtgatggggggaTGAAGGTAGAATCTCCATTGAAGGGCCGAACATTCCATCCCTAcactttcattcccctcttctcttcccttcccttcccttcccttcccttcccttcctcgtaccTTTCCTAACATGCCAAAAGCAATTTTTTCCTCACCTATCtcaacttctctccctcccttccccccttctcctctcctctcccacacttcctactcctctctctctcttccttcgttcctctctctctctcgttccatcattatttttatgcccttccatcattccttccacATCTGTcaccacctactcctcctcctcttcctcgtccatctgttctcctcctcctcctcctcctcctcctcctcctctgcacctttGCCAAACTACCACGTCGAAAATAGGACACGCGAAGAGCttgccaacctcctcctcctcctcctcctcctcctcctcctcctgctacctcCCAAAGCATCCCCCATTCCATTTTTGTCTCCCCATTTagcctgcgctctctctctctctctctctctctctcctcgtggtCATTTGGAGATAAATTTAGAAGAGTAGagagttttcttttcctctacctcctccctctccccttccctctccccctcccccctaacattttcttccccctcccccctaacattttcttccccctccccccctcctaaaTAGGTTAagcattcccttctccctcctattcctccttcccctccccctttctggtccccctcccccccttctcccttttcctcatcctccttattttccattaGTTTCTGTATTTTGATTTTATCATATTGTTTAAAgttccatattattattattattattattattattattattattattattattattattattattatcatcattatcatcattattatcatcgtcgtCAACCATcatcgtcattctctctctctctctctctctctctctctctctctctctctctctctctctctctctctctctctctctctctctctctctctctctctctctctctctctctctctcagtagcacTAACTAACGTCATCTtcagaaaataaacaaattggaaaagacgaaagaggaggaggaggaagaagaagaagaggaagaacaaaaataagagaaaaaaaagtagagaaaatatgtaaagaagtgaaaaaaaataaagaaggaaaaatgtaaaaatcAGATAAGTGGAcgggaagacgaaagaggaggaggaagaggaggaggaggaggaggaggaggtgccaaaAGTGTGTACAAGATGGatcctcttctctgttttcccgcCAGAATTTCCTTAATATGGGAAGgagcgtgactctctctctctctctctctctctctctctctctctctctctctctctctgaaatatctattattcttgtcttttcctcttgtctctgtttttattccttcttattctcaAATTTATCTttagtgtatttatatttattctttatcttatctttatacgtatttttcctatctatctatctatctatctatctatctatctaccatagTTTAAGAGAAGGATATTTTTGTCTTCcccatatttgtttgttttgtaaatGTTTATCAGTATATTTTGTCTGTGTTTCTTGAATATTTAAACTATTTGGCTCCCCTCCGTGAGCTaaccctgattctctctctctctctctctctctctctctctctctctctctctctctctctctctctctctctctctctctctctctctctctctctctctctctctctctctctctctctctctctctctctctctctctctctctctctctctccgataaattatacctctctcttttctttatttttccttccttcagttctctTAGAAAAATAAaccttatcatttttttcctcttaacaGTCATGGATAAGAACATTCCaatcattttcctcttatttttcttttttttaactcaaaCTGCAATTACTTTAAAATTTTCCCTTTCCATCAgctctctctcaaaaatatagctttcccctttttttcccctatttaCAGTCCTATATATTAAGTTTCCTCTCAattcccccttcatctcccttctttcttatctttatctaATATTCATCAttcccatttatttattttccccttcccttagtTCACCTCTTAATAACcaaactttttcccttctttccctctctttaacAGTCTTTGATAATAACTTTCTCactatttccttcatttatttccctcctttcttatgtTTAACTAACCTCTACCATTcccctttatttatttccccttccttcacttcccctctgaACAATTaagtctctctccttcttccattttcttatttattcctctcccctcgtttcactcctccctctttctctaaataaactcttccattctccctttatttttccttttcatcagtTTTCTCAACAGCTAAACCTTTCCCCATCTTCTCTATTAACAGTCCCGTCATttcccccttcatttccccttctcttcccctcgtttccctcctttccttatccctaactagaggtggaagaggatggtGAGCTCTTAAAACACTTATGTTACACTTGAGTTGCAAATCTCTTCCCGTTTTTTATGACTTGGAGCGGGAAAGAAAACGGGCGTAAATTGATGGGGCCCGCAGGGAGGGTGTACGTGGGTCACTGgcttgaatgaataaataaatgaagaaataaataaatggggGAATAggtacataaataaatagataaataagaaggACATATAAATCATAATAGCAAAAGTAAATTGAAGAACaaaggatattattattattattattattattattattattattattattattattatatttataggCAATAGCAagtgataatagcaataatagcaAACTGGGAGCAgctgaaattataaaaaaaatattagacatAAAAGTTAAATATTAAAAGTTAGGCAAAAAAAGTTAAATGATAATAATGTTGAATAATCTTAATCTAGGTGGAAAATAGTTGATGAAAAGATGAATAGTAGAAGtaaagtgttgttgttgtagtagtagtagtagcagtagtagatgtagtagtagtagtagtagtagtagtagtagtagtagcagtagtagtaacagcctGAACAAAGATGATAATGCTGTATGAAATTAAggtaaagaaaagcaaaaagagaaTCACACGGCTCATTAATTTTTAACgacatatgaagaaaaagaaaaaaagtgagttaaaaagtgaaaaaaaaggtctGATCCGCAACACGAAAACTAATTATTAACACGtgtaaaagaaagcaaataaaaatagaataaaaaaatggaaaaaaaagagaaaatagtcgAAGAAagttaaaccaaaaaaaaaaagattaaaaggaaactaaaatattaaaacggaaaaaaatgtgaaaaaaacagcaaatatatgaaaaaaaaatgtgggataaagaaaaaataaatagaagtcaGACCGAACACCAAGAGGAATTGAATCAGGGCCGAGTTGATCATCGATATTGGGGGGAGAGGGGTCGGAGGGGGGAGTGagtaagatgaagataaagatacaaaaatattcttcgccatcatcatcatcatcatcatttgtccATCTTCTTTTTTAGTCGCCCTGAAAACCTGAAAGAAAACGGCGAGTAGGCGGCCCCCCcatataaggaagagagaaagaagaggaggagaagaggtaaaaaaaaaagaagagggtgatgaatgagaggcttaggaagagataggaggaagaagtaggaggatgaggagccaGAGAGGATGAtgcgtagaaggaaggaggaagtggaggaagaaaatgaaggaaggaaaaatgagggagaagacaAAAGCGAAGATAtagaagaacagaaaggaagatagagaggatgatgcgtagaaggatggaggaagtggaggaggaaaatgaaggaaggaaaaatgagggagaagacaAAAGCGTGATATAGAAGAACAGaatggaagatagagaggagcaattatatggaggaagaggagaagaaggatgaagaggacgtGGAACTAAAGGGATgaataacagagaaggaagaaaaaatggaaaaggaggaaaacaaggaagagagaaacggaaagaggaagaaaatagaaagaaggaagaacaagaaacgaaggcaaatataaaaaaggaaacagcgcagaaagaggagagataaacaaaaacaggaagatataaggaggcaggaagaaaatataacgaaagaaaaataagacgagGACAGATTGAAAAAGAGCGCAGAAAGAGGAGATATAaacgaaaacaggaagaaaagagaaagaaagaagaacagaagatgaggataaagacaaaaaaaacacagaaagaacaagaagaggaagcatAAGAAGGTCAATTGGAAGACACCAGAAAGCAGGGGGGAAATAggaagaacccaaaaagacaaaagaatgaaaaaaaatccatCCATTGACCAAAGTAAGAGAAGATAGAAGGCACCAAGAAGACAATAGAACTCAATGAAGAACCGGGAAAAAAAGATAACTTAGAGAAGGGTCAAAGTCacctagaagaaaagaagaaaaagaaaacaggagtacCAGATATTCGTAAGGCAACTGGAAGcatttggaaggaggaaaaaaatcaggAAGAATTTAGGCATTAGAACCCTGAAAGAACGTGTATACTGAACCCCCCAAAAGTGTAATaatgcagaagaggaaaaagagatgggtgaggatgaggaagaacagGGGACGTCACAGTGTAGAAATGACCCCAAAAGTTAAGAGTAAACCCAAGTAAACCTAAATAAACCCCAAAAGAGCTCATGGCAAACCCAGGAA contains:
- the LOC126986280 gene encoding flightin-like isoform X2, producing the protein MAGDEDKKKKKKSKKEKEEKKEEPPPEPEPEPEPEPEPQPEPKQDEEASDWFTDATEPTGEETQAAEEAPAQGGMPEDAMEPPPAPKKKPKFFVHWNRRKPRFYDYNWDYGDNYYSNLVKYMDNRSGDIPRRMAFAERGIRSNVQRRATPDTRTANLLDDVRKSIRNFELSQKTYMK
- the LOC126986280 gene encoding flightin-like isoform X1, which produces MAGDEDKKKKKKSKKEKEEKKEEPPPEPEPEPEPEPEPQPEPKQDEEASDWFTDATEPTGEETQAAEEAPAQGGMPEDAMEPPPAPKKKPKFFVHWNRRKPRFYDYNWDYGDNYYSNLVKYMDNRSGVMRGSAVSDIPRRMAFAERGIRSNVQRRATPDTRTANLLDDVRKSIRNFELSQKTYMK